One window from the genome of Natrialba magadii ATCC 43099 encodes:
- a CDS encoding DUF58 domain-containing protein, translated as MTPRRTVRWNVPIVAGLCAIGTGVLFEEPTTLLLAVPALVFAAYGYLAPMSAMALEIDRTLSVDRPASGEAVEVTVTIRNASRRPIFDLRVADGVPRLLAVEDGSARHTAVLSPGEETAFSYTVVVTPGVHRFEPASVLVRGLAGSTEVVAELETETVLACQPTARTIPIERTRRRQPGSNAAVDTGDGLEFDAVRAYRR; from the coding sequence GTGACGCCACGACGCACCGTCCGGTGGAACGTCCCCATCGTCGCCGGACTGTGCGCAATCGGGACGGGCGTTCTTTTCGAGGAACCGACAACGCTCCTGCTTGCGGTTCCCGCGCTCGTGTTCGCGGCGTACGGCTACCTCGCGCCAATGTCCGCGATGGCACTCGAGATCGATCGAACGCTCTCCGTGGACCGACCCGCGAGCGGCGAGGCGGTCGAGGTCACCGTGACGATTCGAAACGCCAGCCGACGACCGATTTTCGATCTCCGCGTTGCGGACGGGGTTCCTCGACTGCTCGCCGTGGAAGACGGGTCCGCTCGACACACGGCAGTTCTCTCCCCCGGCGAAGAGACGGCGTTCTCGTACACCGTGGTTGTGACCCCCGGCGTGCACCGGTTCGAACCGGCGTCCGTTCTCGTCCGGGGTCTCGCCGGAAGTACCGAAGTTGTGGCCGAACTCGAGACCGAGACGGTACTCGCGTGCCAACCGACCGCTCGAACGATTCCGATCGAACGTACGAGGCGACGCCAGCCCGGATCGAACGCCGCCGTCGATACTGGCGACGGACTCGAGTTCGACGCAGTGCGAGCGTATCGGAGGTGA
- a CDS encoding ABC transporter ATP-binding protein: MARDKSAEPAATPETAPAIVTDDLTKQYGDTTAVSGLTIEVERGTVYGFLGPNGAGKTTTMRMLTTLTQPTSGTAHVAGHPITDRESVTPHIGYLPEEPPIYDELSGREQLEYAAGLRDLPDEQASERIESLLERFDLTEDADKRISDYSKGMRQKVGVIQAVLHEPAVAFLDEPTSGLDPRAARTMRETIADLADQEMTIFLSTHILSVVDDLADRIGVLHDGKLVAQDDPETLKSRAETAETRSLEDAFLEITKDSADDSAGLAAEGGLE, from the coding sequence ATGGCCCGCGATAAGTCCGCTGAACCGGCGGCGACGCCCGAAACAGCCCCTGCCATCGTCACGGACGATCTCACGAAGCAGTACGGCGACACCACTGCCGTCTCCGGCCTGACGATCGAAGTCGAACGCGGCACCGTCTACGGCTTTCTCGGCCCCAACGGCGCCGGTAAGACCACGACGATGCGGATGCTGACGACACTGACACAGCCCACGTCGGGAACTGCCCACGTCGCCGGCCACCCGATCACCGACCGCGAATCCGTCACGCCACACATCGGCTATCTCCCCGAGGAGCCGCCGATCTACGACGAACTCTCGGGCCGCGAGCAACTCGAGTACGCCGCCGGTCTGCGGGACCTGCCGGACGAGCAAGCGAGCGAGCGAATCGAGAGCCTCCTCGAGCGGTTCGACCTCACCGAAGACGCGGATAAGCGCATTTCGGACTACTCGAAGGGGATGCGCCAGAAGGTCGGTGTTATTCAGGCGGTGCTGCACGAGCCCGCAGTCGCCTTTCTCGACGAGCCGACGAGTGGGCTTGACCCGCGTGCGGCCCGGACGATGCGCGAGACGATTGCGGATCTGGCCGATCAGGAGATGACCATCTTCCTCTCGACGCACATCCTCTCAGTCGTCGACGATCTGGCCGACCGGATCGGCGTGCTCCACGATGGAAAACTCGTCGCACAGGACGACCCCGAGACGCTGAAGTCACGTGCCGAGACAGCAGAGACACGCAGCCTCGAGGATGCGTTCCTCGAGATTACGAAGGATTCCGCCGACGATTCAGCAGGACTGGCTGCGGAGGGTGGACTCGAGTAG
- a CDS encoding DUF7269 family protein, translated as MGAVSLVRTTLVGVGLLSFAAGLVLVTSSTAATTIRWPWSDELLLVSIFTLCFLLATSLIPFGVFPLQDPSETEPTAPGQVPPTPAPGRDVERVVDSRWPASLPRHRRRRLRQRMRETIVRTLVRRTDCDETTAEAMIANGTWTDDPIAAAFVRTDSERTETRLESMTDRLRFTRRLRRTVQAVLALEDREVDGR; from the coding sequence ATGGGGGCGGTTTCTCTCGTTCGAACGACGCTCGTCGGGGTGGGCCTCTTGTCGTTCGCCGCAGGACTCGTTCTCGTGACGAGTTCGACAGCGGCGACGACGATTCGGTGGCCGTGGTCTGACGAGTTGCTCCTGGTTTCAATCTTCACGCTGTGTTTCCTGCTTGCAACCTCACTGATTCCGTTCGGTGTCTTTCCGTTGCAGGATCCATCGGAGACCGAGCCAACCGCACCCGGACAGGTTCCGCCGACGCCAGCCCCAGGACGCGATGTCGAGCGGGTCGTCGATAGTCGCTGGCCAGCGTCCCTGCCACGGCACCGACGCCGCCGACTTCGACAACGGATGCGCGAAACCATCGTTCGAACGCTCGTCCGACGGACCGACTGCGACGAAACGACGGCCGAAGCAATGATAGCGAACGGAACGTGGACGGACGATCCAATCGCAGCAGCGTTCGTCCGCACCGATTCAGAGCGAACTGAAACCCGTCTCGAATCGATGACTGACCGTCTTCGGTTCACTCGCCGATTGCGACGAACAGTGCAGGCAGTACTGGCACTCGAGGACCGGGAGGTGGACGGCCGGTGA
- the folP gene encoding dihydropteroate synthase: MEYHEAADVLFGLRRFRPKPGTASTAQLLATLDDPHEDVAFVQVAGSNGKGSTARMVEQTLRETGLSVGLYTSPHLEDLRERVQVDGRKIPRSAVCAYVESVHDYLTEQAADGNSPTFFEAMTAMAIWQFGRENVDVAVLEVGIGGRYDATSVVDPVASAVTSVTLEHTGILGETEAEIARDKAHVAPADAPLVTGVTGPVLESIREVAGEVVTVGTRGGGQGADGDDETTAPDVRVEYGGRANHTEAAVSIDADDWSVSTQIPLPGTHQAENAGIAAALARQIADVSTDELARGLRNAHWPGRFEVLDTEPLVVLDGAHNPGACEQLAATLGTYEFDDLHLVFGAMHDKDHREMVAALPTPDAVITAEPGLDRAEDRDVLATVFDDAGTAQVKTTRSVPDALSQALADAGPDDCVLVTGSLFAVAEARSRWTTTGITKRIRDRSDARNALESAQVSDADVDRFDGEAVHRVVKTNLQSSQANRLRTELVRLGGECVVSGAEDGHEERVDAVLMGTLAQFEQLVSTLDREDGLETVAREIGETLGLESAATAAPESDTATATPTSAETPPWADRTAVMGILNVTPDSFHDGGEFDALEDAVERAEAMVAADVDVIDIGGESTRPGAEPVPVEEEIERVVPVIERIADLDVAISIDTRKAVVAEAALEAGADIINDVSGLEDPEMRFVAAEHDAGLIVMHSIDSIVDPDREVTYDDVVEDVIDQLSDRLLLAEKAGVDREQIVVDPGIGFGKSAAESFEILDRLEEFCALGYPVLVGHSHKSMFAHVGQGPDERRDATVAASALAADRGADLIRVHDVPENVAAVRTALAARDPERFDWES; encoded by the coding sequence ATGGAGTATCACGAGGCGGCGGACGTTCTCTTCGGCTTGCGGCGCTTTCGGCCGAAGCCGGGGACGGCGTCGACGGCGCAGCTACTTGCAACCCTCGACGATCCACACGAGGACGTCGCGTTCGTGCAGGTCGCCGGCTCGAACGGGAAGGGCAGTACGGCGCGGATGGTCGAACAGACGCTTCGCGAGACGGGGCTCTCGGTCGGACTCTACACCTCTCCCCACCTGGAGGACCTCCGCGAGCGTGTCCAGGTCGACGGCCGGAAGATTCCCCGCTCAGCTGTCTGTGCGTACGTCGAATCGGTCCACGACTACCTGACCGAGCAGGCCGCCGACGGGAACTCGCCGACGTTCTTCGAGGCGATGACCGCGATGGCGATCTGGCAGTTCGGCCGCGAAAACGTCGACGTGGCCGTCCTCGAGGTCGGTATCGGCGGCCGGTACGACGCGACCAGCGTCGTCGATCCCGTTGCGAGCGCGGTTACGAGCGTGACGCTCGAACATACCGGCATTCTGGGCGAGACGGAAGCCGAAATCGCCCGCGACAAGGCACACGTCGCACCCGCGGACGCACCGCTCGTTACAGGCGTCACCGGGCCGGTACTCGAGTCCATTCGGGAGGTTGCAGGCGAGGTCGTTACAGTTGGAACGAGGGGTGGGGGGCAGGGAGCGGACGGTGACGACGAGACGACTGCGCCAGACGTCCGCGTCGAGTACGGCGGGCGCGCAAACCACACCGAAGCCGCGGTCTCGATCGACGCCGACGACTGGTCCGTCTCGACGCAGATTCCGCTGCCGGGCACTCATCAGGCCGAGAACGCCGGCATCGCCGCCGCACTCGCACGCCAGATCGCCGACGTGTCGACCGACGAACTCGCACGCGGGCTGCGAAACGCCCACTGGCCGGGACGCTTCGAGGTGCTGGATACCGAGCCGCTCGTCGTCCTCGACGGCGCGCACAACCCCGGTGCCTGCGAACAACTCGCTGCCACGCTCGGAACGTACGAGTTCGACGACCTCCACCTCGTCTTCGGTGCGATGCACGACAAGGACCACCGCGAGATGGTCGCCGCGCTGCCGACCCCCGACGCTGTAATTACGGCAGAGCCGGGACTCGACCGCGCCGAGGACCGCGACGTGCTCGCGACTGTCTTCGATGACGCCGGCACAGCCCAGGTAAAGACGACGCGGAGCGTCCCCGACGCGCTCTCGCAGGCGCTCGCCGACGCCGGTCCCGACGACTGCGTCCTCGTCACGGGCTCGCTGTTCGCCGTCGCCGAGGCCCGCTCGCGCTGGACGACGACCGGGATCACCAAGCGAATCCGCGACCGGTCGGACGCACGGAATGCACTCGAGTCCGCACAGGTTTCAGACGCCGACGTCGACCGCTTCGACGGCGAAGCGGTCCACCGCGTAGTCAAGACGAACCTGCAGTCGTCGCAGGCGAACCGACTGCGAACGGAACTGGTGCGTCTCGGCGGCGAGTGTGTCGTGTCGGGAGCCGAGGACGGACACGAGGAGCGCGTCGATGCGGTGTTGATGGGAACGCTCGCGCAGTTCGAGCAACTGGTATCGACCCTCGATCGCGAGGACGGACTCGAGACGGTTGCGCGTGAGATTGGCGAGACGCTCGGTCTCGAGTCGGCAGCCACTGCGGCTCCGGAGTCAGACACCGCTACAGCCACACCCACCAGCGCCGAGACACCGCCCTGGGCCGACCGCACCGCCGTCATGGGTATCCTTAACGTCACCCCCGACAGCTTCCACGACGGCGGCGAGTTCGACGCACTCGAGGACGCCGTCGAGCGCGCAGAGGCGATGGTCGCGGCCGACGTGGACGTGATCGACATCGGCGGGGAGTCAACCCGCCCCGGTGCAGAGCCGGTGCCGGTCGAGGAAGAAATCGAGCGCGTCGTCCCCGTTATCGAGCGGATCGCGGACCTCGATGTTGCTATCTCGATCGATACGCGAAAGGCGGTCGTCGCCGAGGCCGCACTCGAGGCCGGCGCGGACATCATCAACGATGTCTCCGGGCTCGAGGATCCCGAAATGCGCTTCGTCGCGGCCGAGCACGACGCGGGGCTGATCGTGATGCACAGTATCGATTCGATCGTCGACCCGGACCGCGAGGTGACCTACGACGACGTCGTCGAGGACGTGATCGATCAGCTGTCAGATCGGCTGTTGCTTGCCGAGAAGGCAGGCGTCGACCGGGAGCAGATCGTCGTCGATCCCGGAATTGGCTTCGGGAAGTCGGCGGCGGAGTCGTTCGAGATTCTGGACCGACTCGAGGAGTTCTGCGCGCTCGGCTATCCGGTGCTCGTCGGTCACTCGCACAAGTCGATGTTCGCCCACGTCGGCCAGGGGCCGGACGAGCGGCGTGACGCGACGGTTGCGGCGAGTGCGCTCGCGGCGGATCGGGGTGCGGATCTCATCCGGGTCCACGACGTGCCGGAGAACGTCGCGGCGGTCCGGACGGCGCTTGCAGCGCGGGATCCGGAGCGGTTCGACTGGGAATCATAG
- a CDS encoding DUF5815 family protein — protein MATPRVPGPEDERQLELPCGATIDPHEIDLGMREFTCPGGPDADSCGETHAVVTDVHPPSRFFPESLVTILQETIDTEDDFGEFGTPHLMGVVLEEFPEKVVTHDASDDGAVGYSMVWVTDFDARRLHEIIVELVVELMEHAISHAEDDTAVSEFESQMLEFDVSEFVEQYRQQRDFESEHDRAL, from the coding sequence ATGGCAACTCCCCGTGTCCCGGGTCCCGAGGACGAACGGCAACTCGAGTTACCCTGCGGTGCGACGATCGATCCGCACGAGATCGATCTGGGGATGCGCGAGTTCACGTGTCCGGGTGGCCCCGACGCGGACTCCTGCGGAGAGACCCACGCAGTCGTTACAGACGTCCACCCGCCCTCCCGGTTCTTCCCGGAGTCGCTCGTGACGATTCTCCAGGAGACGATCGACACGGAGGACGATTTCGGCGAGTTCGGCACGCCCCATCTCATGGGCGTGGTGTTAGAGGAATTTCCGGAGAAAGTCGTCACGCACGACGCGAGTGACGACGGCGCCGTGGGATATTCGATGGTCTGGGTGACGGACTTCGATGCGCGGCGACTGCACGAGATTATCGTCGAACTGGTCGTCGAATTGATGGAGCACGCGATCAGCCACGCCGAGGACGATACGGCGGTAAGCGAGTTCGAGTCGCAGATGCTCGAGTTCGACGTGAGCGAGTTCGTCGAGCAGTACCGCCAGCAGCGCGATTTCGAGAGCGAGCACGACCGCGCGCTCTGA
- a CDS encoding DUF4129 domain-containing protein produces MLLSLFGIDLESATSGSAPGSSLEVLFTVAHAAYPIVLLALIVLVVGATGVFSRRRLPSSTLALAPTVVNPRWWARKPAENETPADSWPPETAPDEATREWLELIEGIDASSPRSRTPAEWATEAVDSGYDESSVETVTQRFREARYGSDCQASSRNRTPTDADEPRDV; encoded by the coding sequence ATGCTGCTCAGTCTTTTTGGTATCGACCTCGAGTCTGCCACGTCTGGTTCCGCACCCGGATCTTCCCTCGAAGTGCTTTTTACCGTTGCCCACGCCGCGTACCCGATTGTTCTTCTCGCCCTCATCGTCCTCGTCGTGGGTGCCACCGGAGTGTTCTCGCGGCGTCGGCTTCCGTCGTCGACACTCGCGCTGGCACCCACCGTAGTGAATCCCCGGTGGTGGGCTCGAAAACCGGCGGAGAACGAGACACCTGCTGATTCCTGGCCTCCCGAAACCGCACCGGACGAAGCCACTCGAGAGTGGCTCGAGTTAATTGAGGGAATCGACGCGAGCAGTCCTCGGTCCCGAACGCCCGCGGAGTGGGCGACCGAGGCCGTCGATTCCGGGTACGACGAGTCGTCCGTCGAAACCGTAACGCAGCGGTTCAGGGAGGCGCGATACGGGTCGGACTGCCAGGCGTCATCGCGGAATCGGACTCCAACCGACGCGGACGAACCCCGTGACGTCTGA
- the carB gene encoding carbamoyl-phosphate synthase large subunit, whose amino-acid sequence MSTDHDETPGDGRTILLIGSGPIQIGQAAEFDYSGAQACRALQEEGARVVLVNSNPATIMTDPEMADEVYIEPITTDAIAEIIRKENPDGVIAGLGGQTGLNVTAELAEEGILEEFDVEIMGTPLETIYATEDRDLFRQRMEKIGQPVPGSTTITLEEGESATSLSEDDLRERVEAAVDEVGGLPVIARTTYTLGGSGSGVVEEMDELIERVRKGLRLSRNSEVLITESIAGWVEYEYEVMRDADDSCIIICNMENIDPMGIHTGESTVVTPSQIVPDEGHQEMRTAALDVIRELGIQGGCNIQFAWHDDGTPGGEYRVVEVNPRVSRSSALASKATGYPIARVTAKVALGKRLHEIDNEITGETTAAFEPAIDYVVTKVPRWPKDKFDDVDFELTTAMKSTGEAMAIGRSFEESLLKALRSSEYEPDVAWADVSDEELESHYLERPSPDRPYAMFEAFERGYSVEEVVSLTGIFEWYTERYSRIAESVRAAQEGDFTEAAIAGHTNASIATTAGTDVGSVEQEVPGRTYKQVDTCAGEFEAETPYYYSARQNEFESGPLEGQAAAGELEVDPEIESVIVVGGGPIRIGQGVEFDYCSVHAVRALRELGIDAHVVNNNPETVSTDYDTSDGLFFEPITAEEVADVAEATGADGVMVQFGGQTSVNIGEPLEDELHRRGLDCEVMGTSVEAMDLAEDRDRFNALMDELEIAQPEGGTAFSKEEALELAHDIGYPVLVRPSYVLGGRAMDVVYTDEELETYIEEAVRVSPEKPILVDDFLENAVELDVDAVSDGRNVLIGGIMEHVESAGVHSGDSACMIPPRSLDDDTLARVREVTEDIAEALKTKGLMNVQLAVQDGEVYVLEANPRSSRTVPFVSKATGVPIAKLAAKVMAGETLSSLEATEQVPDHTSIKEVVLPFDRLPGSDPRLGPEMKSTGEVMGTASDFGTAYWKAQQAAYNAVSEGTAVVDFDVDGFETHFEIAEFDDVPQAIREGEVDFVVSRDRDSLEMAVEEEIPYLSTEASAEAYVEALDAFEGELEVDSISERPKHAAKWGRNE is encoded by the coding sequence ATGAGTACGGACCACGACGAGACTCCAGGGGACGGACGTACGATCCTGCTGATCGGGAGCGGCCCGATCCAGATCGGGCAGGCCGCTGAATTCGACTATTCGGGGGCTCAGGCCTGCCGGGCGCTGCAAGAGGAAGGCGCTCGCGTCGTCCTCGTCAACTCGAATCCGGCGACCATCATGACGGACCCGGAGATGGCGGACGAAGTCTACATCGAGCCGATCACCACCGACGCCATCGCCGAGATTATTCGGAAGGAGAACCCCGACGGCGTCATCGCCGGCCTCGGCGGCCAGACTGGCCTCAACGTCACCGCCGAACTCGCCGAGGAGGGCATCCTCGAAGAGTTCGACGTCGAGATCATGGGCACACCACTCGAGACGATCTACGCGACCGAGGACCGCGACCTCTTCCGCCAGCGCATGGAGAAGATCGGACAGCCGGTTCCCGGCTCGACGACGATCACACTCGAGGAGGGCGAGTCTGCGACGAGTCTGAGTGAGGACGACCTGCGCGAGCGAGTCGAGGCCGCCGTCGACGAGGTCGGCGGGCTGCCGGTCATCGCGCGCACGACGTACACCCTTGGTGGCTCCGGGTCGGGCGTCGTCGAGGAGATGGACGAACTCATCGAGCGCGTCCGCAAGGGGCTTCGCCTCTCGCGCAACAGCGAGGTGCTCATCACCGAGTCCATCGCGGGCTGGGTCGAGTACGAGTACGAGGTCATGCGCGATGCCGACGACTCCTGTATCATCATCTGTAACATGGAGAACATCGACCCGATGGGCATCCACACCGGGGAGTCGACGGTCGTCACGCCCTCCCAGATCGTCCCCGACGAGGGTCACCAGGAGATGCGTACCGCAGCGCTCGACGTGATCCGGGAACTCGGGATCCAGGGCGGCTGTAACATCCAGTTCGCCTGGCACGACGACGGCACGCCCGGCGGCGAGTACCGTGTGGTCGAGGTCAACCCGCGTGTCTCCCGTTCCTCCGCGCTGGCCTCGAAGGCAACCGGATATCCAATCGCCCGCGTGACCGCGAAGGTCGCCCTCGGCAAGCGCCTCCACGAAATCGACAACGAAATCACCGGCGAGACGACCGCTGCCTTCGAGCCCGCGATCGACTACGTCGTCACGAAGGTGCCGCGCTGGCCCAAGGACAAGTTCGACGACGTCGACTTCGAACTCACGACTGCGATGAAGTCGACCGGCGAGGCGATGGCCATCGGCCGCAGCTTCGAGGAATCGCTGCTCAAGGCGCTGCGCTCGAGTGAATACGAGCCGGATGTCGCCTGGGCCGACGTGAGCGACGAGGAACTCGAGTCCCACTATCTCGAGCGCCCATCCCCCGACCGTCCGTACGCGATGTTCGAAGCGTTCGAACGCGGCTACAGCGTCGAAGAAGTCGTTTCCCTGACTGGCATCTTCGAGTGGTACACCGAGCGCTACAGCCGCATCGCGGAGTCGGTCCGCGCCGCACAGGAAGGTGACTTCACCGAGGCCGCGATCGCCGGCCACACGAACGCCTCGATCGCGACCACCGCCGGCACCGACGTCGGCTCCGTCGAACAGGAAGTCCCTGGCCGCACGTACAAGCAGGTCGACACCTGTGCCGGCGAGTTCGAGGCCGAGACGCCGTACTACTACTCCGCACGCCAGAACGAGTTCGAGTCCGGCCCGCTCGAGGGCCAGGCCGCTGCCGGCGAACTCGAAGTCGACCCCGAAATCGAGAGCGTGATCGTCGTCGGCGGCGGCCCGATCCGCATCGGCCAGGGGGTCGAGTTCGACTACTGTTCGGTCCACGCGGTCCGCGCGCTCAGAGAACTTGGCATCGACGCCCACGTGGTGAACAACAACCCCGAAACCGTCTCGACGGACTACGACACCTCCGACGGCCTCTTCTTCGAACCGATCACGGCCGAGGAGGTTGCAGACGTCGCCGAAGCCACCGGCGCGGACGGCGTCATGGTCCAGTTCGGCGGCCAGACCTCCGTCAACATCGGCGAACCGCTCGAGGACGAACTCCACCGCCGTGGCCTCGACTGCGAGGTCATGGGGACGAGCGTCGAGGCGATGGACCTCGCTGAGGACCGCGACCGCTTCAACGCCCTCATGGACGAACTCGAGATCGCCCAACCAGAGGGTGGCACCGCCTTCTCCAAGGAAGAGGCACTCGAGTTGGCTCACGATATCGGCTACCCCGTGCTGGTCCGCCCGTCCTACGTGCTCGGCGGCCGCGCGATGGATGTCGTCTACACCGATGAGGAACTCGAGACCTACATCGAGGAGGCAGTGCGTGTCAGTCCAGAAAAGCCGATTCTGGTGGACGACTTCCTCGAGAACGCGGTCGAACTCGACGTGGACGCGGTTTCCGACGGCCGAAACGTCCTCATCGGCGGTATCATGGAACACGTCGAGAGCGCCGGTGTGCACTCCGGTGACTCGGCGTGTATGATCCCGCCGCGCTCGCTGGACGACGACACGCTGGCTCGCGTCCGCGAGGTCACAGAGGACATCGCTGAGGCGCTAAAGACGAAGGGCCTGATGAACGTCCAGCTCGCCGTTCAGGACGGTGAAGTGTACGTGCTGGAAGCGAACCCGCGCTCCTCGCGCACCGTTCCGTTCGTCTCGAAGGCGACCGGCGTCCCGATCGCCAAACTCGCCGCGAAGGTGATGGCCGGCGAGACCCTCTCGAGTCTCGAGGCGACCGAGCAGGTGCCGGACCACACCTCGATCAAGGAGGTCGTGCTGCCGTTCGACCGCCTGCCGGGCTCGGACCCACGTCTCGGTCCGGAGATGAAGTCCACCGGCGAAGTGATGGGAACCGCAAGCGACTTCGGTACGGCCTACTGGAAGGCTCAGCAGGCTGCGTACAACGCCGTTAGCGAGGGGACTGCAGTTGTCGACTTCGACGTGGATGGCTTCGAGACCCACTTCGAGATCGCCGAGTTCGACGACGTGCCGCAGGCGATCCGCGAGGGCGAGGTCGACTTCGTCGTCAGCCGCGACCGCGACTCGCTGGAGATGGCCGTCGAAGAGGAGATTCCGTATCTCTCGACGGAAGCCAGCGCCGAGGCGTACGTCGAGGCGCTCGACGCGTTCGAGGGAGAACTCGAGGTCGACTCTATCAGCGAGCGACCGAAGCACGCTGCGAAGTGGGGTCGCAACGAGTAA
- a CDS encoding DoxX family protein, with protein MFDAPGADVLFVLARVLFGGVLAFTGLNHFLNVEEMAGYAEFKGIPAPTASVLLSGLLLVFGGVSIVLGIFPAVGAAGLAIFLAVSAITIHDFWNVDGADAQDEFNSFLKNIYGSGGALLFLVVSSTHWPYALNVGL; from the coding sequence ATGTTTGACGCGCCTGGTGCCGACGTGCTCTTCGTCCTTGCACGAGTGCTCTTTGGCGGCGTCCTTGCGTTCACCGGTCTGAATCACTTCCTGAACGTCGAGGAGATGGCGGGCTACGCCGAGTTTAAGGGCATTCCAGCGCCGACAGCGTCGGTCCTCCTTAGCGGTCTCCTGCTCGTCTTCGGCGGTGTCTCCATCGTCCTCGGGATTTTCCCAGCAGTCGGCGCTGCGGGACTCGCTATCTTCCTTGCCGTCTCAGCGATCACGATACACGACTTCTGGAACGTCGACGGCGCGGACGCACAGGACGAATTCAACAGCTTCCTCAAGAATATCTACGGCAGCGGTGGTGCGCTGCTGTTCCTCGTCGTGAGTAGCACCCACTGGCCCTACGCGTTGAACGTCGGGCTCTAG
- a CDS encoding DUF7519 family protein produces MTEPFQIAPLLVLAAGIVFFTGGTTLRHRGVRIGGRILTGIGIVVGGGAVVGALALAPSLLGLVSILLCSIGVALLAIALLPTYVLWLRGLALTGLALVFLGLIANTVIGEPPLWRSVCAVSLLFVSWDTAERGISLGEQVDSETETAALEFTSIAATGLVGGVALLLTLTVALLPTKSPSLLGIGALLIAVVAFGLAFFRFPSER; encoded by the coding sequence ATGACGGAACCGTTCCAGATCGCGCCACTTCTCGTCCTCGCGGCGGGAATCGTGTTTTTCACCGGCGGCACAACGCTTCGGCACCGCGGCGTCCGAATCGGCGGCCGAATACTCACAGGAATCGGCATCGTAGTCGGCGGTGGCGCGGTCGTCGGTGCACTCGCTCTCGCCCCGTCACTGCTGGGGCTCGTTTCGATCCTGCTCTGTAGCATTGGCGTCGCCTTGCTGGCGATCGCCCTGTTACCGACGTACGTCCTGTGGCTTCGCGGACTCGCGCTCACGGGTTTGGCGCTGGTATTTCTGGGACTCATCGCGAACACGGTGATCGGAGAGCCGCCGCTCTGGCGATCGGTCTGTGCCGTCTCGCTGCTGTTCGTCTCATGGGATACCGCCGAACGTGGAATTTCGCTCGGCGAACAGGTTGACAGCGAGACCGAAACGGCTGCACTCGAGTTCACGAGCATCGCAGCGACGGGACTCGTCGGCGGGGTCGCCCTTCTCCTGACGCTCACCGTTGCGCTCCTTCCAACAAAATCCCCGTCACTTCTCGGGATCGGCGCACTCCTGATTGCCGTGGTTGCCTTCGGACTCGCGTTCTTCCGGTTTCCGTCGGAACGATAA
- a CDS encoding ABC transporter permease subunit, with the protein MTWRIVATKDFRDAVQSRALWALVSVFVVLSMVSTYAYVEVPELFGSPEGATFGGLLFFTVGLVGLFVPLAAIVVCYKSLAGERELGSIKLLLSLPTTRGRVFAGKVVGRAGVLAFGLGVGLVVGLGFGAVLLGEIDAVALAVFVLVTLSFAAVYAAVVVSISAMTGSTSRATTLALGFFVVFELLWDVVPMGILYVVNGFSFPSTVPDWTFTVTQLSPSSAYLSSIVALLPDLAETAGAEPAQTGAGVEVTAAEAEPLYASPEIGIVILALWLLVPLAVGYARFVAADL; encoded by the coding sequence ATGACCTGGCGCATCGTCGCGACGAAGGATTTTCGCGACGCCGTGCAGTCGCGAGCACTGTGGGCGCTCGTCTCCGTCTTCGTCGTGCTCTCGATGGTTTCTACGTACGCGTACGTCGAGGTCCCCGAGCTGTTCGGTTCGCCGGAAGGAGCAACGTTCGGCGGCCTGCTCTTCTTTACCGTCGGACTCGTCGGGCTGTTCGTTCCACTCGCGGCGATCGTCGTCTGCTACAAATCGCTCGCCGGCGAGCGCGAACTCGGTAGCATCAAGCTCTTGCTCTCCTTGCCGACCACTCGCGGCCGGGTCTTCGCCGGGAAAGTCGTCGGACGGGCTGGCGTCCTCGCGTTTGGGCTTGGCGTCGGACTCGTCGTCGGACTCGGATTCGGTGCCGTACTGCTCGGCGAGATCGACGCCGTCGCCCTCGCGGTGTTCGTCCTCGTTACGCTGTCGTTTGCGGCCGTCTACGCGGCCGTCGTCGTCAGCATCTCGGCGATGACGGGATCGACATCGCGGGCGACGACGCTGGCACTCGGCTTCTTTGTCGTGTTCGAACTGCTGTGGGACGTGGTCCCGATGGGAATTCTCTACGTCGTTAACGGGTTTTCGTTCCCGTCGACAGTGCCGGACTGGACGTTCACCGTCACGCAACTCTCGCCGTCGTCCGCGTACCTCTCGTCGATCGTCGCGCTGTTGCCTGACCTCGCGGAGACGGCCGGCGCTGAACCGGCCCAGACCGGCGCTGGCGTCGAGGTAACGGCCGCGGAAGCTGAGCCCCTCTATGCGAGTCCGGAAATCGGGATCGTGATTCTCGCTCTGTGGCTGCTCGTTCCACTCGCCGTCGGCTACGCCAGGTTTGTCGCAGCCGATCTCTGA